The genomic region ATGTCATTCTGATTGGCCCTCCAGGTGCGGGGAAGACCATGCTCGCCAAACGACTGCCGACTATCCTACCGCCATTGAGTCTGCATGAAGCTTTGGAGACTACCAAGATCCATAGTATCGTTGGGAAGAATTCCAAGGAAGAAGGCCTCATAAGTACGCGTCCTTTCCGCTCACCGCATCATACGATCTCAGATGTGGCTTTGGTAGGAGGCGGAGGCTATCCACAACCCGGAGAGATCTCATTGGCCCACAATGGAGTGCTCTTCTTGGATGAATTGCCCGAATTCAAGCGAACAGTCTTGGAGGTGATGCGACAGCCATTGGAGGATAGGGTGGTAAATATCTCCCGTGCAAAATTCTCTGTGGATTATCCGGCTGCCTTTATGCTCGTGGCCTCTATGAATCCCTGCCCCTGTGGATACTACAATCATCCCGAGAAAGATTGTGTATGCCCTCCGGGGATGGTACAGAAATATCTGAACAAGATATCCGGACCGCTCTTGGATCGTATCGATCTACACATTGAGGTGACGCCAGTTGGATTTGCAGAATTGGCCAGCAAGCAGGAGACCGAGCGAAGTGCGCCCATCCGAGAGCGCGTGACCCAAGCCCGACAGATCCAGAACGACCGATTCGAGGACAACAAGGAGATACATGCCAATGCCCACATGGGAAAGAAAGAGCTGAATCAACACTGTGAGATCAGCGCTGAAGGCACAGAGATGCTCAAGGTGGCCATGGATAGACTTGGACTTAGTGCTCGGGCCTATGACCGCATATTGAAGGTCTCCCGTACAATAGCCGATCTGGCCGGATCAGAAAAGATCGAGACGGATCATCTGGCCGAGGCTATCCAATATCGGAGTCTGGATAGAGAAGGTTGGGCGGGATGATGACCGTCAATCCATACTTTCGTCCTCCCTATGGACACACTCTATCTTGAAGAAGTACAACTGACCCATCTGGTCACTCACCGCGTGGGTAATAAAGGCCGTGAAGAAGGTCTAGGACTTTCCCAGTCAGGGAGTCGCATCAAGGAGGATGCCCTATCCCATTTGATGACCTATTTCCTATCTCCGTTCAAGGCCGAGGAATTCTTCCGATTCGCCCACCCGGTCGATCAAGAGATGAATGAGGTCTTCGGAATCATCCAAGAACTCTTCGACCGGAAAGTAGAATTTTTAGAAGGCAGCCAATCGTTGGCCAAGTTGCTATATGAAGTGAGCCGGCATCCCAATATCCCACAAGGACAATTCCATGTGGCCAAGATGGATGGTGCCATCCTCAATGGGGAAGAACTCGATATGATCGGAATCTTCAAATCCGAGCAGACAGCACCATTTATCAAGGCCGAGCCGGGCGAAGAGCAATACGATATCCTGGCCGATGAAGGCTATGAAATAAAGGGACTGGATAAAGGAGTGTTGATCTTCGATGTGGATCGGGAGGAAGGGTATAAGGTGCTGGTGCATAACGCACAGCGTGGGGTAGAGGCCCGCTTCTGGAATGATGAATTCTTACAGATCATCGAGTGCAACGATGCCTATCACCGCACCAAGGAGTTCATGCAGATCACCAAGGAATATGTCACGGAGAAATTGGATGAGGAATTCGAGGTGGAACGCACAGAGCAGATCGATCTACTGAATCGTTCGGTCAATTTTTTCAAAGAGAATGAGGCCTTCGATAAAAAGGAGTTCACCCAACAGATATTTCAGGATCAGGCCGTAATAGAGAGTTTCGATCGATTCGAGGACCAGTACCGACAATCCTATTCTCTGGAGCCGGTAGACAGTTTCGAGATCTCTGATAAAGCGGTCAAGAAACAGTCACGCGTATTCAAAAGCGTATTGAAATTGGATAAGAATTTCCATGTCTATATACATGGGGACAAGAGTCTCATAGAGCGGGGTCACGAACCGGATGGCCGTAAATTCTATAAGATCTTCTACGAGAAGGAGCACTGAGAACTCAGTTCCAAAGCAGGAATAGGGCTATTGCACGGAGTACTCGAATACCTGCTGCTCAGGGGCGACCTTACCTACTGCTCGTCCATTGCGAT from Flavobacteriales bacterium harbors:
- a CDS encoding YifB family Mg chelatase-like AAA ATPase, which translates into the protein VILIGPPGAGKTMLAKRLPTILPPLSLHEALETTKIHSIVGKNSKEEGLISTRPFRSPHHTISDVALVGGGGYPQPGEISLAHNGVLFLDELPEFKRTVLEVMRQPLEDRVVNISRAKFSVDYPAAFMLVASMNPCPCGYYNHPEKDCVCPPGMVQKYLNKISGPLLDRIDLHIEVTPVGFAELASKQETERSAPIRERVTQARQIQNDRFEDNKEIHANAHMGKKELNQHCEISAEGTEMLKVAMDRLGLSARAYDRILKVSRTIADLAGSEKIETDHLAEAIQYRSLDREGWAG
- a CDS encoding nucleoid-associated protein; this encodes MDTLYLEEVQLTHLVTHRVGNKGREEGLGLSQSGSRIKEDALSHLMTYFLSPFKAEEFFRFAHPVDQEMNEVFGIIQELFDRKVEFLEGSQSLAKLLYEVSRHPNIPQGQFHVAKMDGAILNGEELDMIGIFKSEQTAPFIKAEPGEEQYDILADEGYEIKGLDKGVLIFDVDREEGYKVLVHNAQRGVEARFWNDEFLQIIECNDAYHRTKEFMQITKEYVTEKLDEEFEVERTEQIDLLNRSVNFFKENEAFDKKEFTQQIFQDQAVIESFDRFEDQYRQSYSLEPVDSFEISDKAVKKQSRVFKSVLKLDKNFHVYIHGDKSLIERGHEPDGRKFYKIFYEKEH